GGGGAcgtttctgttcatttttttccagaagggAGCCCACGAGGGGATCTGCCCAGAACCTCGGGAGCTTCAGTTGGACCAATTTTCCAGGGGTCTGGGGTCCAGGTGGGCCTCTGCCCCTTTGCCTGCCCCGGCACTCTGGTCTGAGGCAGGCCTGTGGGAACCCAAAGAGGTCCCTGATCCTCCATAACCTCGGTCTTTGTTCCTCCCTGGACCCAGGTGGCCTGGGATAGCTCTGACCAGAGATGGAGGGCAGATGTGATGctgagctgggccctgggcctTCAGAGCCTGGAGCTTCTGCCTCCTGCTCTGGGCCTCGAGCTGCCACTTAAGGAGTCTCACCACTGGCATGGCCACATGGAGAGGGGCGACCTGCTGAGCCTGGCCAGGCAGCCAGCCCGCCAAGGCCAGGAATGTGCTGAGTGGCACCCAGGGACCCAGTGGACGCCACACAAAGGGGAAACTCAGCCCCCACAGCCCAGTCTGGATTCTGACCCCCAGACTGAGCACATGGGAGCCTTTGGGCTTGTCTGTCACCTGCGGAAGGTAACCAGGCACAGGCTCTCCCCTTTCCTTGACTTCCCCTCAGAGCCTGTGGGGAAGTGACTGGTCCAAGGGCTGAAAGCTGGTGCCCAGGAGCCTGGCCTCCTGAAAAAGTCCCCAGCCAGGCCGGCCTGGGGGTCCAAGAGGGGTTGGGGTCAGGGTCTGACTCAGAGCTCCCTTTCTAACCCTAGTCTGGATCCCATCCAGCACCAGTTCTCACACTGGTGAGCTCCTACTTATGCCTCAAAGCCCAGCTCCACAAGGCCCCTGCGATCCCGCATTGGGGCATCACGGTACCCATGCCTTCCTCTGCTACAGCACCAACCACTCTGTGGTTTTAAGTGTTTAAGGAAAGTCCTGTGCAAGGTTTAGCTGACCCGGTCTGTCTGCCTGGGAGGCCATGAGCTGCTCAGGGCGCTTGGGTCCCCTATCTTGCCAGGCACACAAGGGACACATGGACGAGAATACAGAGCGTGCTGGTGAAGGTCCTGGTCAGGGCGGGGGGACACAGCAagcccctgggaggggcaggggctggcggGGCACCCGGCTCCCACCCTTCACCTCCCGTTGTTTCAATAGCATCTGAGGAGAAAACAAGGACTTTCCAGCTGGCACAGGTATTTCCTCCTGCGCGTTTTACAGTCCATGGCTGCTGTGAACTCTGGGCTCCTGTCGGAGCCGGAAGATTCATAGATTACGCCTGAGTTTTTATGTTCAATGATCCCAGTCCCCATGGGGGGCCCATGAGCTGCCCCATGTACCACCCAGGCCCCTGATTCTGTCtcagccccatccccaccctggccCCCACCCGCCTTTCCAGGGGCTCTGGTGAGCTCTGAATGCTATACCCGTCCCATTACCCCCCCACTTCTCTCCCCTGCCGTGGGGCTGGGTGACCTCCGTTGTtacagccagggctgggggacctgggcctgggggtggggggtgggagtgggggctgTGTGCCCACCAGGACCCATTCCTCAGGctcagcctccctgggcctcagcttcctctcctgGAAAGAGGGTATATGAGTAATGTGGTTGCTGAGAAAATTCTTGTCCAGAGCTTGGCACTTGGAACTGTGACGGGGCTGGGCTGGCGCCTCGGCAGGACCCCCCAGCAGGCGGAGGGCATGGGTGCAGCTCATCAGTTGCGGCCTCACGTCCCTTCGTTATGGTGCCGGCAGAAGATGTTCTCTGATTAGTCCGCTGAATTATGAATTAGGTTCCAGGTCCCTGTGCAGCTGTTCCCGGCCTGTCATCCCCACCACTTTATTTCCCCATCTGCTTATAAAACCAGGAGCGCCGTCCTGCAATAAACACTTCAAACTCTTTTTTTAGGGGCTAATTAATCGTGTTGCATTTCTCCGACACAGCAGCAGGCTGGACCTGCCCCGAATTCCCAATGCCGGCGCAGCTCACCGAGGgcctggggagaggctggggtgtCTCGGGGCCCAGAGCCTGGGGCTGCAGGTGGCCTCCCCAAGTGCACGTCCCTGCAGGCAGCGCCCACCCCTGTTCTGGCAGGGTTCTCCCCGCTGCCTGTCCCCTGGACCACTGGATGCCCCTCCCCTCCAACTCACCATGACACATCCAAGGTCAAGTTcatgctcctcccctccccccgccgctGGCAGTGCAGACTCTGTGGCCCCCaatcctcctcctcacccccagcatACAAGCCCCCTCGGCGCCCATGCTCACGCCTCCTGCCTTCGTGCAGCCCATCTCCCTGCCCCAAGCACTCCCAGCCTTCATCTGCCGGAGTTTCTCCCGCCCCTGAGATCCTGTTCCCACGTCCCCCTCTTTAGCGGAGTCCCCCTCTGCTCTGCACTTGGAGGCCCAGTACAGAATGTGGTGGAGGAAGTTTAAAACAATGACACAGCTCAGTCCTCGAGGCGTCGGTGCTGTGGTGTTGGACTCTTGTTGATTGTCGGCCTGTGCGCGCGTGCGCGGACATGGCCTCAAACGACTATACCCAAAAAGCAACCCAAAGTTATGGGGCCTACCCAACCCAGCCTGGGCAGGGCTATTCCCAGCAGAGCAATCAGTCCTATGGACAGCAGAGTTACAGTGGCTACGGCCAGTCAACGGACACTTCAGGCTATGGCCAGAGCAGCTATGGTAGTTCTTATGGACAGACCCAGAACACAGGCTATGGCACACAGTCAACTCCCCAGGGATATGGCTCAGCTGGTGGCTATGGCAGTAGCCAAAGTTCTCAGTCGTCTTACGGGCAGCAGTCCTCATACCCTGGCTATGGCCAGCAGCCAGCTCCTAGCAGCACCTCGGGAAGTTACGGTAGCAGTTCTCAGAGCAGCGGCTATGGACAGCCCCAGAGTGGGGGCTATGGCCAGCAGTCTGGCTATGGTGGACAGCCTCAAAGCTATGGACAGCAGCAAAGCTATAATCCCCCTCAGGGCTATGGGCAGCAGAACCAGTACAACAGTAgcggtggaggtggagggggtggtggaggTAACTATGGCCAAGATCAGTCCTCCATGAGTAGTAGTGGTGGCGGCAGTTATGGCAATCAGGACCAGAGTGGTGGCGGCGGCTACGGGGGAGGCCAGCAGGACCGTGGGGGCCGTGGCCGGGGCGGTGGCGGTGGTTACAGCCGCAGCAGTGGTGGCTATGAACCCAGAGGTCGTGGAGGCAGCCGTGGAGGCAGAGGCGGCATGGGCGGAAGTGACCGTGGTGGCTTCAATAAACTTGGTGGCCCTCGGGACCAAGGATCACATCATGACTCTGAACAGGATAATTCAGACAACAACACCATCTTCGTGCAAGGCCTGGGCGAGAATGTTACAGTTGAGTCTGTAGCTGATTGCTTCAAGCAGATTGGTATCATtaagacaaataagaaaacaggacAGCCCATGATTAATCTGTACACAGACAGGGAAACAGGCAAGCTGAAGGGAGAGGCAACAGTATCATTTGATGACCCACCTTCTGCTAAAGCAGCTATTGACTGGTTTGATGGTAAAGAATTCTCTGGGAATCCCATCAAGGTCTCATTTGCTACTCGGCGAGCAGACTTCAATCGGGGTGGTGGCAATGGTCGTGGAGGCCGAGGGCGAGGAGGACCCATGGGCTGTGGAGGCTAtggaggtggtggcagtggtggcggTGGCCGAGGAGGATTCCCCAgcggcggcggtggcggtggAGGACAGCAGCGAGCAGGGGACTGGAAGTGTCCTAATCCTACGTGTGAGAACATGAACTTCTCTTGGAGGAATGAATGCAACCAGTGTAAGGCCCCTAAACCAGACGGCCCAGGAGGGGGACCAGGAGGCTCTCATATGGGGGGTAACTATGGAGACGATCGTCGTGGTGGCAGAGGAGGCTATGATCGGGGCGGCTACCGAGGCCGAGGCGGGGACCGTGGGGGCTTCTGAGGGGGCCGGGGTGGTGGGGACAGAGGTGGCTTTGGCCCTGGCAAGATGGACTCCAGAGGTGAGCACAGACAGGATCGCAGGGAGAGGCCGTATTAGCCTGGCTCCTGAAGTTCTGGAGCAGCTTTCTTCCTGTACCCAGTGTTACCCTCATTATTTTGTAACCTTCCAACTCCTGATCACCCACGGGTTTTTTGTGTCGGACTATGTAATTGTAACCATATCTCTGGTTCCCATTAAAAACCatcattttagttaaaaaaaaacaaaaaaacaatgacattaataaggaaacaaaatcacaatTATTGAGTTACAAAACAGGGAGCTCTGAGGCAATTAAGTTATAGCAACCATTTGACTGTTCCTGATGGCGGGGGAAGGGGCTTTTTATTGAGATGATTCTCACGGTGGGCTCTGCATTGCTCCAGTAAGAGGTTTGGGTGTTAAGCCCACGGCCAGGCGCCGGGGTCCCCATCCAGCCCCTGTGGGACCCGAGAGGCGTCTTTCCCCAGGCCAGGAGGGCTCCCGCGGGTGGTGTAGTCATGCCCTTCGGAGCTGGTTCCTCATCTTCAGATGATAGGAAGGCAGGGCCTCGGCGGTGTTCCCCAGGAGAGGGTCCTGCCGTTCAGAGCACAGGGCCTGACAGGGGCTGAGCCTCGGCCCCGCTCGCCTGTTGGGCCTCCAGGCCCAGGGTTCATGGGTGCCCGCCCTCACCTCGGTCCACACCACGGGGACCCGGGAGGGCTTTGCTCCTCGTTCCATCTTCACAGGGTCTGGGGAGCCTTGACCAGCGAAGGAGGCCGAGGCAGGGGGAGGCCGGGTGAAGGCCGGGCTCCCTCCCCATGAGCCCCAGACCCCTCAGGCCAACGGTGCAGGGTGACGGAGCTCGGCCTGGGAGAGGTGGGCCCCCGGAGACTTGGGGGACACCAGGACATGTGAGTCCTTGCACACGCGGGGAGCACGCTAGCCGCTGTCTTGCTGTGGATCCCCCAGAGCGGCCCTGACCCCAGGCTGGTGGCGGGGGCTGGTTTGGGGGCaaagtggggtggggcagggtggggcagggtgggggtgggggacagagaggCCCGCTGGAACCGTGAGGCCTGGCGAGGACGCCCTGGAGGGGATGTAGACTAGCGTCCCGCTGGGCCAGGCCCCACTCAGGACACTTTGACGGGCTGTTAATCTTTACGCCTCCATTTAATTCTGAGTGTCATTCCCTGTCAGCCAAGCCCGGTGGCCGGGATTTACGCCCCGAGTTACAGGGCTCAGGCTGGTCGGAGGTGAAACAATCACCCATCAATCAGCACTGACTGGCTCCCTCGGGGCTGGCGGGTGCggaggggagggcaggtgtgTGGGACCCCAGTCACCATCTCCGGCTCCATTTCCGAGAGGTTGGCGGCCCGGCCTGGAGGAGCCTGGGGTCTGCACTTGGACGTTGTGGACGTGGACACTGTGACACAGGAGGCCCGTGTGTCCCGTGTGATGCTAACCCTAACCTAACCACCCAGGAAGCGAGGTGTCCAAACGACAGAGGGGGCCTCGACTCGCCTTCTGAGGACCAGCATGAGGGACGGGAGCCGCTAGGCGGGGATGGGAGCCCCAGATCAGCTCCTGAGCCCCTTGGAGATattctgtgcctcggtttccctccTGTGAGCTCCAGGCAGTGGAGGGTGGAGGAGCCTGGGGGCCCCGTGAAAGGTGGGTTATGAAGATGCCCAAGCTAAACCTTGCAGGGATCTTCCTGGGGAATGAGAGGGACAGTGACCTGGGAGCTCAGAGGGAAGAAGGGTTGCAAAGTGTTGGGGTGAAGTGAGGGGTGAGGTGAAGGGTGAGGTGAGGGGTGAGGTGAGGGGTGAGGTGAGTGATGGACATTCCCACACCTCCCAGTCTGGTGCTTCGACCTCCAGGGTGAAGGTGCCTTGATTTTGGGTCCCTGGAAGGGCTGCTCTGGGCacaggggttggggggcagggctgATGCTTGCCGTCGGGGAGGGGCCTTAGGGACCCCTGCAGCTCTGGCCCAAGAAGGCAGTGGCTCTGTCGCACTTGCATTGGCAGACCAGCTGGGCACCCCTCTCCCAGGTGCCCTGTGTCATGGTGCCTGCTGTCCCCtgaccctcccccaacccccgccaTGCCCAGGCGGCTGCACTGGCATTTGGAGCCCTGGGAGCCTGTCTGGAAATgtcaggctgggggcggggggcttcGCCAGAGACCATGGGGGGGCTGCTGGAGCTCTGAGGCCGCTGGAGGCGCTGAGGGACCAGGCCCGTCCCCATGGCTTTACCGCCCCCCTAGGCCTCTGGTCAAAGAGTGAGGGTGCCCTGGGGCTGAGGCATCTGAGGGAGGCTTATTGGTGTCACCGAGTCACGGGGCCCCTTGCTGTCAGGCACACGGGGGTTGTGACGAGGGGCACTGGGGGCCGTGGGCTgccaggaggtgggtgggagggtctgtgctgggagagggcaggggtggtTATGGGATGGGGGCGCCGGGGGACACAGTGAGAGGGAACAAAGTGCCCCGGGGAGGCCCCTGCAGGACAGAACCGCTGTCCCTGTGCTCTGCTGCCCAGTCTGGCCGACCAACCTGCCTGCACCGCCCCGTGGCCGCCACCTTCCCGGCCCCAGCGCCCTCCCTGGAGgtcctcctggagggccccttGCTCCTGACCCCAGGGAGGGCCACCCACCCCCGGGCCACGGCCCTGGTTGGGGAGAGTCCAGTCCCTGGCAGGTGGCTCTGAGAAGGCTTCCCCATGGGGCCGGCTCAGTGATGAGGGGCAGGACCTCAGCCCACCGTCACCATCATGGTCCACGGGGCCTCCGTGTGGCCTTGCTCCCTGGAGAGTCCGGGGCTCAGTCAGCCTGTGACTGTGGGCCCCTCCTCCATGCAATGGTTGTGTGGGCCGCGCTGTACCCCTCCCACTCCTACTCTCCACCTCTCACTCTGGGTGACAAAGTCCCCTTTTCCTGGACTCGTGTGTCCACCCTAGAGAGGGGCCTGCATCTGCCCAGCCTTTGGGCCGCATGGGATCTTTCAAGTGCGTGGACGCTGTACCGACGCTGACCTGGGCCCGGTCCCGGCCAACATGCTTCCTGTGCACCTGGCCCTGTCTGTACCCCCATCTGCCTGCCTGCCCCATGGCTGGGGACATCTGCCTTGCCCGTATCGCTCAGGCAGTTTGGCCATGTCCGGTGGGGCTGCCCTTCAAGTCCAGCCACTCCGAGACGTGCTGGGCTCGGCCCTGTGTCTGCCCCATGTGGCCCCCGGCAAGTGCTCCCCGTCCCCCATCCCAAGCTggcccaggctctgccccaggTCAGACTCAAGGGTCCCCCAGGACAGTGACTGGCTCCGAGCCGAGCTGAGCGTGGCCCAGGGGTCCACAGCCAAGGCCCAACCCTCTGTGCAGGGCCTCTGGGAGGCCCCTGGCCCCTTGAGGGCTCAGAGTTAGGCAGGGGGGACAGGTGGCTGTTTTGAAGTCCCTGGCACAGGATCCCACCTGGGGTGCCTGGTGCACAGTGGGACAGATGGCTCTTGGCAGGACAAGAGCCCCCACCCTTCAGGTCTGGCTGCCCCCAGCTGGCATGGAGCACAGCTTCCGGCAAACCCAGAGGGATCAGATCCAGTGGTGGCCAGGATACCGGGGATTCTTGGGGCCGGCATCTGGGGCTTGAGGTGCACAGTAGGGTTGGGACCCAGGAGTGCAGGGCTGCAGAGGAAGTCCAGGAATGCACATATGTGTCTGTTTCCTCCATGGGGTCAATTCCTGGCAGATCACCGGTCCCCAGTGGACCTGGCCGTGCTCACAGCCTTGCCGACACCGCCCCTGGGAAGCAAAAGTTTTGCTGGCTCCGTGCCATCTCCCACCACATGGGGCCATCACAGACGCAGCCCCCCGGTGCCCTTGCCAGCCCAGCAGTGCCTTTGGGGCCTTCACCTGGAGCATCCCTTTTGGGGCCCATCCCAAGCGGAAAGACCCTGCTGGGAGTCCCGAGGTCTGGGACTGGACCCAAGGGGGTGTGAGTCCCCGTGGGGTGCTTGGGGACACCCCAGAGGCCCAGCTGGCCCCTGGCCTGGCAGCTCCATTGCACTCTGGGTCCAAAACCCGACATCCCCAATCCCAGGAACACCTTGGAAACCACATAAAACAGTGACAGGCTGCCAATTGTTTGAGCAGCACACAGCGGCCGGGGCCAATTAGCTGAGATTCTCAGGGGCTCCCATGGgctcagggctggggtggggagtgttGGCTCTGGTGCCACTCCACCAGCTGGGCCTCGTTGACTCCAGAGATAGAGCCTGCCACCCAGGAAGTGACTCCTTGCAGGAGTGGGatgttttttctctccttttttggtTCAGATAGAGGGACGTCAGTCGAGGTGCTGATAAGGCCTGCAGGGAGCACACGGCCGAAGGCTGGAGCTGGGTGGGGCCACCTCTGGACACAGAcacaaggcacagagaagtccTGCAGGGGACCCCTTAACCTTGTCTAACCCAGAGTTCCCCGGGGGACCTTCTTCTTGGCTCTGCCCTGGTCAGTGTGTGGATGCTGCCAGGCTGAGGCTGCCgtctccctgctctgccctgggcCTTGTGCAATGGCTTGGGGTGAGGCTGGGACTGCCCAGGACGGTGGGAGGTGGGGATCCCAATCCCCAGACACCTCCTCTGAACTGGGACCAAGATTCAGTCATTTCATGTCCCCACTAGACAGTGCTCACAGGAGGCGCCCACTTGGGTAAAGGAAGAGCTTTCTGACCCTCTGGTGGGCCCCCCCATGTGTCGGGACCAGTGCCCCTCCTAGCTCTGCGTGGAGTTGAGCTGCCAGATCAGGGCTGCAGACCTGCGGCTACGGGCCTCGCAGGGTTTCAtaacatgttttgttttcattctgtttgtATGGATACCTTCTATTTGTCGCCTGCAATGCTTGTTTTCCATTTCCAGTGGTGCTGTAagatttcctttcaaaatataatcatttaagtaaaaaaaatccGTTTGAAGAAAACCCTCCAGTAAATAACAGTGAAGCAGGTGGGCAGATGCAAGATGGAGCAGAGTGTGGTGGGCCTTGGTGGTGGGCAGGGTGAGGGTTGCAGGCAGGGAagggttggggagagggtggggaggggttggggaccccCCTGTTGCTGCCTGGTCAGCTGGGCCCCCTTGGCCGCTGTCCTGAGGCCGCGGAGCCATTGGCCGTCTGAGTGTTGAAGTGGCCGTGGCCATGCTTGTCCAGCCCTGGACTCCCCTGGATCTCACACCCACTTGTGCCCTTAACTTGTGTCTAACTGTGCTTTTTATTTGCCTGTTAACCTTCCAGCATATGTATTCATCAGGAAGGTGCCCAGGAAAGGAGTGTTTGGGGGAGTCTGGGGTGCCCTGAGCCAGCAGGGGGCTGCTCCCAGAGTCCACCTCAGTGGGGGCCTTCTGCCCATGGACTCACACGTAGTGGAAGGTCCCGCCTCCCCACACACTCCTTCTTTGCAGGGGTAAACTGAGGTCCAGGGTGCTGCCCCTGCCCGAGGTGTGTGGCTGGGGGACAGGCCCtgacctctgccccacccccccccgAGGGCTGGCGAGGCTGTGCACAGGGCAGACCATCCAGGAACTGCATGTTGGGACTTTGTGGCTGTCGTCCTGTTCTCCCCACACTTTCCTGGCCTGTGGAGCAGAGGTGGGGTGGGTGATGAGGCGGGGGATGGGCTGGACCTGTCACCAGAGGTCACGTTGTCCAGCTGGTGAACTCACACGAGCGGGGTCCAGAATGGACACTGTCGGGGCCTGGACATCCCTtatgggggcaggaaggagggcacGGAGCCTGGCACAGTTGGGGCGTCTGTGGACCTGGGTCCAAGTCCTGACTTGGCTGCCCCTCGGTGAGGACAGGCAGGGCTTGGCCTCAGTGTGCCCAGCTGTCCCTCTGCCAGGGTCTGTGGGCGTGGTGGGCCGGGGCTGCAGAGCCTAGGGGACGTTCACAGGAAGTGGGCTGGGGAGCCCTGGTGGCACTGGGCCCTGCGGCCTCTCTCCATACAGACaggatgggggtgagggatgCTCTGCAGCCGACTGTCTGGGCCTCACTCCCTCACTCCAGTTGTCCCCCCCATCCCGCAGGGAGACCCAGCCCAACACCCCCTTCCCACCAACTGAGGGGTGACTCCCACTGGGACTCGTGGGTGAGACCCACTGTGCACCCCCCATCCAGGCCACGCCCTCCTGGgacaccctcccccagccccatcaCCCGCTGCTCTGTCCTGTGCCAGACCAATCCTGGGGGCTACACGTAGGTCATTTCCGGGATTTCATGACAAGACGCTCAAGCAGGTGTTGCCAACCGGTCGACCCCAGGCCGCCCTGTGGGGCATCCCCTGCAAGCAGGGGCCTTTCCAGAAGGTCATGGACTCCCAACCCAGCTGGGAGCACTACCGGACAAGCTATAATCcctgggcgggggcagggggtcaGGGCATCAGGGGCGGGGGCACCCAGGGGCTCCCTGCGAGCCAGCCTGGGAACCAGGCTGGCGTAAGGATTAACAGAGGGTGTGTTGTAATAAAGAGAAGGAAGTCACTGGCAACCCTGCCTCACCCATGCCCCTCAGGGCCCCCAGCCTGCCTGACCCCTCCGCATAGGTCAGACCCACACGTGGCCTCTGGGGCAGGTGCTCTGCCCGaggctgtgctgggctctggggggtCTCACAGCACAGAGCTCCTGAAGACCCAGCCCAGCACCCTAGGACCACCCCTCCCATCTCAGGGCATGGAAAGGGTGTCAGGTGTGTGAAGCCAGGCACCCCGTGAGCATCTACAGTGTGCCAGGCTCTTGCAAGTGCATGGCCTCCCTGTGAATCAGGCCTGGTCATCCTAGGTGGGGTGGGGACACGGGGGTCCCAGAGGTGCTGGGTGCTCATGGTGGACCTTTGGGGGTCCAGGGCCCCTGTGCCAGACCGAGGGTCACCCCTGGGTCTGGCTGTGTGTCCTGGTGTGTGAGCTCTGAGCACTGGTTGGGCCTTGGGAAGGTGGGGCTTCCCAGGGGCAGGGGCCGGCTCTCAGCCGGACGCGGCCCTGTTTCAAGCCTGGATCAGTCTTGACCTTCAAGCAGGTGTTTCTGCACTGCCCACTGCTTGCCTCCCCTGCCAGAGGCCTGCGACCACCTACTTTGTGCCTACCTTTCACCTAAACCTTAGAATAGGGCCTGTTGTCAGCCCTGGGCCACCCACCCACCCCGTCCTCCCCCTCCCGGCCAGGACACTCCTGGTCCGACCTCCAGCTGCCACTCAGGGTCTGCAACCCAAGGGCCCCACCGAGACACAGGGCTTACTGTCACCACCTTGGCTCCCTGAGCCCTGGTCAGCCCAGGGAGGTCCGAGAGGGACCTTAGTGAGTGGAGCCCAGCCCAGCTGTTTATTTCCCTGTACAAACCTGTCCCTGCAAATGCTCAGCACCAGCCGCTGGGTCAGTGGGCAGGGGCAGCAGGCGGTGGACTCTGTGGGCCACCCAgaggcctcctggagcctcacACCCCGACACATAGGAGCCCTGCTGCCTCACCCGGCCTCCTGAGAGTCCCTAGGTCTGCCCTCCTCCACAGGCCCCTGACCGTGCCCATTGGCCTCTCCCGGGTCATCACCACCTCCTCCACGCTGGCCTCTGAGGCTGATCATATGAGAATTAGGGGCAGAAATGAAGAACAGGCTTCTCTGGGGACGAGAGTTCAGGATGCTGGTCCTGGTCACCGCTTTGGCTAGTGGCCTTGGGATGGTCAGTGCTCCTCCCTGTAAGTGGGGTCATGAGGACTGTCCTGTCTCAGAGACCATGTGAGCCCCAGGGGAATGAGTCAGGGGgcacccccagctcctccctgcaCGTTTGCGTCCTCTATCAGTGGCAGCTGCCTCCCCTGGCACTCTCCCTGGCCCCAGTCAGGGCTGGCCAGACACCCTGATGGGCTCTGTTCCTGCTTTGAGCCCATGTCCGTGGTGGTCCCTGCTCAGTGCGAGGGGGAGGGAGTAAGGGTcctttctgggggtggggggatgctgcTATCAGGCGAGAGAGTGAGATGCTAGTGGAGGCCCTGGGGACACACAACATGACCGGCTCTGCAGGAACCACTGGGCAGATCACCCAGCCTCCAGGGTCCTCATGCTTCTCTGCCAGGTGGTCAGACACCGGGCCTGTTGTCCAGGCTCACGCATGGGAGCAGGCCTCTCTGAGGGACCGGGAATGATGCCCTACAGACAATATTGATGCTGTTTCCTCCCTAAACAACCAAATGCCAGATATTAGTTCCAGCTCTGCTGGAAACATGGAAATCGATGCCCAAAGACCAAGGAGCACAGACCTGAGATGCCCTTCGTGGTGGCCTCCCGGTGGGAGGCAATGTCAACAGGAGGGTCAACAGAGCTCTTGACAGGTGGACCCATCCTGtcaccgcccctcccccagtgCAGACATTCCTGATCAGGCTCCGGGAGGTGGGGGGCCCGGCTCCCCCAGCACCGTGAGGTTGACTCAGCTTCCCCAGAGGCAGCAGTGGGACCCCATCCCAGCACCTTCTCACTCCAGCACGGGACATGCCTGGGGCATGGGGCATGCACCTTCCCGCCGACCTCCTCCTGGGAATCTCCTGCAGGAGGTTCCCAGTGCTCCTGGGCCCATGGCTTGCCTGCAGCTTCCAGGAAAGGCTCCTGGCCTCCTCACTCCCCTACAGCCCCCACGCTCCATCTAGGACCCCACCTCTGTGTCCCTCCGCCCTGCCCCCCTGCTCGGGAGCTGGTGCCTCTGTCAGAAGTGGGAGTGGGTGTGGGGCAGACTCTGGCTGGCTGGTCAGTCAGCCTCCT
Above is a genomic segment from Balaenoptera musculus isolate JJ_BM4_2016_0621 chromosome 14, mBalMus1.pri.v3, whole genome shotgun sequence containing:
- the LOC118880332 gene encoding RNA-binding protein FUS-like, which encodes MASNDYTQKATQSYGAYPTQPGQGYSQQSNQSYGQQSYSGYGQSTDTSGYGQSSYGSSYGQTQNTGYGTQSTPQGYGSAGGYGSSQSSQSSYGQQSSYPGYGQQPAPSSTSGSYGSSSQSSGYGQPQSGGYGQQSGYGGQPQSYGQQQSYNPPQGYGQQNQYNSSGGGGGGGGGNYGQDQSSMSSSGGGSYGNQDQSGGGGYGGGQQDRGGRGRGGGGGYSRSSGGYEPRGRGGSRGGRGGMGGSDRGGFNKLGGPRDQGSHHDSEQDNSDNNTIFVQGLGENVTVESVADCFKQIGIIKTNKKTGQPMINLYTDRETGKLKGEATVSFDDPPSAKAAIDWFDGKEFSGNPIKVSFATRRADFNRGGGNGRGGRGRGGPMGCGGYGGGGSGGGGRGGFPSGGGGGGGQQRAGDWKCPNPTCENMNFSWRNECNQCKAPKPDGPGGGPGGSHMGGNYGDDRRGGRGGYDRGGYRGRGGDRGGF